GAAAAGTCTGCACGACCAAGCCGTTAACTAATTCACTCATTTTGATGCCCTGCGGAGCTTCTGCTAGCCGCAAGAGGTAGGTGACATCGCCAAGGCTAAGGCTGCCGCCGCTACGTAAGAGTTCGAGCATGCCCCTGACAACGTCTTCTACTTTGCGAACATTTTCGCGAGCACCCGTAATCAATAATTCGTTGTCTTTACAGTATATGCCTACAGGAAAAACTGCCTCAATCGCTTTGACATGCTCATCGTGCAGGCCAAGTAGCGCGGCTGCCTCGCTGTTGTCACGGATGACAAGTTTCACTGCTTTAGCTTCGATGCAAATGCCCTCCTCAATGATCTGCATGTGCGACGAACTTACCTATGTCTTCGAGAGTTTCTACGGTGATGGTGACGGTCACCTCTGTTGCCGTTGGCGACCATTCTTCATGGTGTTTTCTTTCGACTATGCGTGCCTGTGGCGGAACAATAAGCCTAAGGTTCTGCTCGGCTTGCGCGCGGGCATCGGCTAGGACTTGCTCGCGCGAAACTGCCTCCATCTGCATTACTTGCTCGCGGAAGGTCACAACTACATGTTCGACGAAAGGCGCCACAATCCTTTTCTCTGTGACGGCATCGTAGTACGGAAAGGGCGATGTCGATACCCCAGAAAGGTGGACTCTCGCCTCGCCCGCACCTAGCCAGGTACCCACAGCTACCCGGCCGGTGAAGCTTCTCTGCTGTCTATGCGTTGTGGCCTGCCCCTTGGCCTCGTACCACACGCGGGCCTCGGCCATGCCAAGAGCATGGACGGGCGGCATAGTCTGGCCATTAATGACCATGCGACCGCTAATGAGCACTTGACCGGCCGTAACAGTAGCATTTGCATTGACCACGGCCTGCCCTGTGTAGGCGATTAAGCGGGTTAGGAGCCCGTTCTTGGCGGCGACTATGTCCCCTGGCGGGCGATGGGGGGGAATGATGGTCTCGCGCTCCACTAGTTTAATTTCGGCCCGACTACCGCGCAAGGAGACGGCCACAAAAACTAACTCGGGGAACTTTACGCGCAGGGCCTGCGTGACCTCCTCTGTTTTTATTCTTTCGCGCCATGCCCCTATATATAAGCCTTGCTCCTTGGCTACTTGGGCTATTTCGGCCGATGATATAGCTACGCTAGGCTCAATGTCGATAAACCAGACAATATTCGAGAGAAGCCAGATAAGCAGCGCAAAGACAAGTATCCCACAGGCAAAAGACCATCGTCGGTACATGCGCTGCATAAAGAACGGTAAGCCATGGCGTCGCACCACGCGCACCGAGCAGCGGTTGCGGCGCGCAAGCTTGCGCATAGCAAAGAAGCCTTTGATGCTGGTAGAGAGAGTAATGTGGTCGTGCCGCACTTTGACTCTCCACAGCGGTAGGAGCAGACGGTGGCAGCTGTTGATAAAGTCTATGCGTCCTTCGCCGCCGATGCGGAGGGTTAGTACGCCAAAGAGAAAGGTCCACCAGTTATTTCTCATGGTTGTCTGTCTCATACCTTAGTATAGTGATCTTGCCTGCCACGACTACTTCCTCTCGCCCTATACTGAGCAAGGTCAAATCGTCCCCTTGTATCGTAAGACTACCTCCTTTAACGGCAATTCTTAAGCCAACGAGCTCGAAAGCCAGTATGCATAGATAGTTTTCTACAATCAAGTGCCTGTTGCCCACCATGGTCAGGCGTGGCAAATTAAAGACCATTTCTTCCGGCATATCGAGCATCGAGTTAAAAAAGCCCCGCCACCCCCGCATAGTCAGCCCCCCTCTCTTCAACTTATGTCTTTAACAGCCGGGGAATAACAAAAGACGCCCG
The Bacillota bacterium DNA segment above includes these coding regions:
- a CDS encoding sporulation protein YqfC, with the translated sequence MRGWRGFFNSMLDMPEEMVFNLPRLTMVGNRHLIVENYLCILAFELVGLRIAVKGGSLTIQGDDLTLLSIGREEVVVAGKITILRYETDNHEK
- the yqfD gene encoding sporulation protein YqfD, with product MRNNWWTFLFGVLTLRIGGEGRIDFINSCHRLLLPLWRVKVRHDHITLSTSIKGFFAMRKLARRNRCSVRVVRRHGLPFFMQRMYRRWSFACGILVFALLIWLLSNIVWFIDIEPSVAISSAEIAQVAKEQGLYIGAWRERIKTEEVTQALRVKFPELVFVAVSLRGSRAEIKLVERETIIPPHRPPGDIVAAKNGLLTRLIAYTGQAVVNANATVTAGQVLISGRMVINGQTMPPVHALGMAEARVWYEAKGQATTHRQQRSFTGRVAVGTWLGAGEARVHLSGVSTSPFPYYDAVTEKRIVAPFVEHVVVTFREQVMQMEAVSREQVLADARAQAEQNLRLIVPPQARIVERKHHEEWSPTATEVTVTITVETLEDIGKFVAHADH